One genomic window of Notamacropus eugenii isolate mMacEug1 chromosome 6, mMacEug1.pri_v2, whole genome shotgun sequence includes the following:
- the MRPL47 gene encoding large ribosomal subunit protein uL29m isoform X1 codes for MAAGRLVSLCRGLAAALKVPEMLKASLTPEASSGFTFSLLNKNIANITPLHQYKLIHTTLSRKGLEEFFDDPKNWGEETVKSGAAWTCEQLRYKSNEDLHKLWYVLLKERNMLLTLEQEAKRQRLPMPSPERLDKVSESMDALDKVIQERDDALRLLQTGQERPRPGAWRKDIFGRIIWHKYKQWPIPWYLNKRYNRKKFYVMPYVEQFVRLRLEKYLRGEAKKKNLQKKKQKILQRKFPQMSAEAQN; via the exons ATGGCCGCGGGTCGGCTAGTTTCTCTCTGTCGGGGCTTGGCGGCTGCCCTGAAGGTCCCGGAAATGTTGAAGGCTTCGCTGACCCCAGAGGCCAGCTCGGG GTTTACTTTCAGTTTGTTAAACAAGAATATAGCCAACATCACACCCCTCCACCAGTATAAATTAATTCATACTACTTTGTCAAGGAAAGGACTAGAAGAATTTTTTGATGACCCAAAAAATTGGGGAGAAGAAACAGTCAAATCAG GTGCTGCATGGACCTGTGAACAGTTAAGGTACAAGAGTAATGAAGATTTACATAAACTTTG GTATGTCCtactaaaagaaagaaatatgcttCTCACCTTAGAACAGGAGGCCAAAAGACAGAGATTGCCGATGCCGAGTCCAGAGCGATTAGACAAG GTGTCAGAGTCCATGGATGCTTTGGATAAAGTTATTCAGGAAAGAGATGATGCTTTGAGACTTCTTCAGACAGGTCAAGAAAGGCCAAGACCAGGTGCTTGGAGAAAAGACATTTTTGGACGTATCATCTG GCACAAGTACAAGCAGTGGCCAATACCTTGGTACCTAAACAAAAGATATAACAGGAAAAAGTTCTATGTTATGCCATACGTGGAACAGTTTGTCAG ACTGAGGCTTGAGAAGTACTTGCGTGGGGAAGCCAAGAAGAAAaatttgcagaagaagaaacagaaaatactTCAAAGAAAATTTCCACAAATGTCTGCAGAAGCCCAAAATTAA
- the MRPL47 gene encoding large ribosomal subunit protein uL29m isoform X2, whose protein sequence is MLLTLEQEAKRQRLPMPSPERLDKVSESMDALDKVIQERDDALRLLQTGQERPRPGAWRKDIFGRIIWHKYKQWPIPWYLNKRYNRKKFYVMPYVEQFVRLRLEKYLRGEAKKKNLQKKKQKILQRKFPQMSAEAQN, encoded by the exons atgcttCTCACCTTAGAACAGGAGGCCAAAAGACAGAGATTGCCGATGCCGAGTCCAGAGCGATTAGACAAG GTGTCAGAGTCCATGGATGCTTTGGATAAAGTTATTCAGGAAAGAGATGATGCTTTGAGACTTCTTCAGACAGGTCAAGAAAGGCCAAGACCAGGTGCTTGGAGAAAAGACATTTTTGGACGTATCATCTG GCACAAGTACAAGCAGTGGCCAATACCTTGGTACCTAAACAAAAGATATAACAGGAAAAAGTTCTATGTTATGCCATACGTGGAACAGTTTGTCAG ACTGAGGCTTGAGAAGTACTTGCGTGGGGAAGCCAAGAAGAAAaatttgcagaagaagaaacagaaaatactTCAAAGAAAATTTCCACAAATGTCTGCAGAAGCCCAAAATTAA